The following are encoded together in the Streptomyces tsukubensis genome:
- the modA gene encoding molybdate ABC transporter substrate-binding protein gives MAIVLTPRRTATAALTAALLVSLAACGGSDGKDDTGSGGKKDSSAQESSGSSSKAAPKADLTVLAASSLTDVFATAGKTYEKENPGTEVKFSFAGSQELAAQVKQGAPADALVTADTKTMDGLKSDTGSPTVIAKNRLVIATGKGNPKKIDNLKELADPKLKVVLAASEVPVGRYSKQVLDAQKIDVKPVSQEPNVRAVLSKVELGEADAGIVYKTDAATATDKTDAIAIPDAQNAVASYPAATLKTSTHAQAAAAFVKWLSTPEAQKILQGAGFQKP, from the coding sequence ATGGCCATCGTTCTCACCCCTCGCCGTACCGCCACCGCCGCCCTCACCGCCGCCCTCCTCGTCTCCCTCGCCGCTTGCGGAGGCAGTGACGGCAAGGACGACACCGGTAGCGGCGGCAAGAAGGACAGCAGCGCTCAGGAGTCGTCCGGGAGTTCGTCGAAGGCGGCTCCGAAGGCCGATCTGACGGTTCTCGCCGCCTCCTCACTCACCGATGTCTTCGCGACCGCGGGCAAGACCTACGAGAAGGAGAACCCGGGCACCGAGGTGAAGTTCTCCTTCGCCGGCTCGCAGGAACTGGCCGCCCAGGTCAAGCAGGGCGCCCCCGCCGACGCCCTGGTCACCGCCGACACGAAGACGATGGACGGGCTGAAGTCCGACACCGGCTCCCCGACCGTGATCGCCAAGAACCGCCTCGTCATCGCCACCGGCAAGGGCAACCCGAAGAAGATCGACAATCTGAAGGAACTCGCCGACCCCAAGCTGAAGGTCGTGCTCGCCGCCTCCGAGGTGCCCGTCGGCCGCTACAGCAAGCAGGTTCTCGACGCCCAGAAGATCGACGTGAAGCCGGTCTCGCAGGAGCCCAACGTCCGGGCGGTGCTCAGCAAGGTCGAGCTGGGTGAGGCCGACGCCGGCATCGTCTACAAGACCGACGCCGCCACCGCCACCGACAAGACGGACGCCATCGCCATCCCCGACGCCCAGAACGCGGTCGCCTCCTACCCGGCGGCCACCCTCAAGACGTCGACCCACGCACAGGCCGCCGCGGCCTTCGTGAAGTGGCTCAGCACCCCCGAGGCACAGAAGATTCTTCAGGGCGCAGGTTTCCAGAAGCCGTGA
- a CDS encoding TOBE domain-containing protein: protein MQSYTIGQAARLLGVSPDTARRWADAGRVTTHRDEAGRRLIEGRALAAFCIEVGQGGGGGNGDEEIPYTSVRNAFPGIVTAVKLGDVAAQVEIQAGPHRLVSLLTREAVEELGLEVGMQATARVKSTNVHIDRV, encoded by the coding sequence ATGCAGTCCTACACAATTGGTCAGGCGGCCCGCCTGCTGGGTGTCAGTCCCGACACGGCTCGCCGTTGGGCCGATGCGGGCCGGGTCACCACCCACCGTGACGAGGCGGGGCGCAGGCTCATCGAGGGGCGTGCGCTCGCGGCCTTCTGTATCGAGGTCGGACAGGGAGGGGGAGGAGGCAACGGTGATGAAGAGATTCCGTACACCTCTGTGCGCAATGCCTTTCCCGGGATCGTCACCGCCGTGAAGCTCGGCGACGTCGCCGCACAGGTCGAGATCCAGGCGGGGCCCCACCGGCTGGTCTCCCTGCTGACCCGCGAGGCCGTGGAGGAACTGGGCCTTGAGGTCGGCATGCAGGCCACCGCCCGGGTGAAATCGACCAACGTGCATATCGATCGCGTCTGA
- a CDS encoding PP2C family protein-serine/threonine phosphatase: protein MRGGHTGDGREDAHRHRRDGGGDAGPNGSNGIGDAGPNGSNGIGDAGPNGSNGVRDARAGAVRRGTAGVGKVRDGRGAPGVRARRRSQTSVGGGPGSDGAGILVRVLPPLLIVGGFLFDILTPPRFTGSPFYSAAPLIAAPFFALPYTAFIGVMSCVAGVVLHTLRGNLDEAQSILEIVTVFTVCVLAVLINLLIRRSGEELASVRNVAEAAQRAVLPVPAERIAGLHIAAMYEAAEADAFIGGDLYAVQDTPHGVRLVVGDVRGKGLGAVEAVAVVIGSFREAAEQETSLEAVAQRLDRALAREGTRRDGLDAFEGFTTAVLAEIPHSEGTVRVLNRGHPEPLLLLADGRLRVLSTTEHALPLGMTELGAWPDRSEPTAFPPGATLLFFTDGVSEARDADGVFYDPVARLVGRVFVNPDELLATVADEVRVHTGGGAMDDMALLAIRRP, encoded by the coding sequence ATGCGAGGAGGGCATACAGGCGACGGCCGCGAAGACGCCCACCGTCACCGGCGTGACGGCGGCGGTGACGCGGGCCCGAACGGGAGTAACGGCATCGGTGACGCGGGCCCCAACGGGAGTAACGGCATCGGTGACGCGGGCCCCAACGGCAGCAACGGCGTCCGTGACGCGCGTGCCGGTGCGGTCCGGCGCGGTACGGCCGGCGTGGGCAAGGTCCGGGACGGCCGGGGGGCTCCCGGGGTCCGGGCCCGCAGGCGCAGTCAGACGTCCGTGGGCGGGGGGCCGGGCAGCGACGGCGCCGGCATCCTCGTACGAGTGCTGCCCCCGCTGCTCATCGTCGGCGGCTTCCTCTTCGACATCCTGACGCCGCCCAGATTCACCGGCTCCCCCTTCTACTCCGCGGCGCCCCTCATCGCGGCACCTTTCTTCGCCCTCCCCTACACGGCGTTCATCGGCGTCATGTCCTGCGTGGCCGGTGTCGTACTGCACACCCTGCGCGGCAATCTGGACGAGGCCCAGTCCATCCTTGAGATCGTCACCGTCTTCACGGTCTGCGTTCTCGCGGTCCTCATCAACCTCCTCATCCGCCGCAGCGGCGAGGAACTGGCCTCCGTACGCAATGTCGCCGAGGCGGCGCAGCGTGCCGTACTGCCGGTGCCCGCCGAGCGGATCGCCGGTCTCCATATCGCCGCCATGTACGAGGCGGCGGAGGCGGACGCGTTCATCGGCGGTGATCTCTACGCGGTCCAGGACACCCCGCACGGCGTACGGCTGGTCGTCGGTGACGTGCGCGGCAAGGGACTCGGTGCGGTGGAGGCCGTCGCCGTCGTCATCGGCTCCTTCAGAGAGGCGGCCGAGCAGGAGACCAGCCTTGAGGCGGTGGCGCAGCGCCTCGACCGTGCTCTCGCGCGGGAGGGGACCAGACGGGACGGGCTCGACGCGTTCGAGGGGTTCACCACGGCGGTGCTCGCCGAGATCCCGCACAGCGAGGGGACGGTACGGGTGCTCAACCGGGGCCACCCGGAACCCCTGCTCCTCCTCGCCGACGGCCGCCTGCGGGTGCTGTCGACCACCGAGCACGCGCTGCCGCTCGGCATGACGGAGCTGGGGGCGTGGCCGGACCGCTCGGAGCCCACCGCTTTCCCGCCGGGGGCCACGCTGCTCTTCTTCACCGACGGCGTCTCGGAGGCGCGTGACGCGGACGGAGTCTTCTACGACCCGGTGGCTCGGCTCGTGGGGCGCGTGTTCGTCAACCCCGACGAACTCCTCGCCACCGTCGCCGACGAGGTGCGGGTGCATACCGGTGGCGGGGCGATGGACGACATGGCGCTGCTGGCGATCCGCAGGCCGTGA
- a CDS encoding ABC transporter permease, which translates to MKPPFRPGRTPSRTAGPPGERARTPLRRAPRGTRTPVALALPALLAVAFLLMPLVGILARTDWGDLGAHLSSPGVTQALKLSLVVSFWALGLSLLLGVPLAWLLARVDFPGKVLVRSLVLLPMVLPPTVGGVALLLGFGRRGLLGPWLENTFGITLPFHTSGAVVAATFVAMPFLVISLEGTLAGLRPSYEETAASLGASPVRVFLTVTLPMVAPGLAAGAALTWARALGEFGATITFAGNLPGTTQTLPLQVYLLLQDSPEAATSVSLLLLAIAMAVLVGLRGRWMGGPDRGRVRGRGRVRVRGRAGGWGQRGPEPRTAPASEPFAEAVPPTPSPATPPAPEAADAPAPEAAGLPASEAADAPAASWPLHADVTGFTHLTLDAEPGTTIAVVGENGAGKTTLLRALLGLTPRARAELRLGGLDVTALAPHRRGVAWVPQDGALFPHLSALTNTAYGLRARRVPRGEARRAAQSWLDRLGVGHLAHRRPAQLSGGQAQRVALARALAARPRLLLLDEPLAALDQTTRAHVRHTLRTHLDGFAGVCLIVTHDPVEAVSLADRVLVLDDGRALQDAPPAEVTRNPRSPWVARMLGRNAWPGTVTPEGLLLQGGATLITAPVEDPYETKSPYEAEDPYDREGGEGGPASGGSGPEKRALAIIAPEAVAVHRERPGGSPRNVWPGTVREITALGSRLRVLVTSDRAPDLVAEITPQAAVELGLAEGAAVWTSVKATEITLVAL; encoded by the coding sequence ATGAAACCCCCGTTCCGGCCCGGCCGTACGCCGTCCCGTACGGCCGGGCCCCCGGGCGAGCGGGCGCGTACGCCCCTCCGCCGCGCGCCCCGCGGTACGAGGACGCCCGTGGCGCTCGCCCTGCCCGCGCTGCTCGCCGTGGCGTTCCTGCTGATGCCGCTGGTCGGCATCCTCGCGCGGACGGACTGGGGGGACCTCGGTGCGCATCTGAGCAGTCCCGGTGTCACCCAGGCACTGAAACTCTCCCTGGTCGTCTCCTTCTGGGCCCTGGGGCTCTCCCTGCTCCTCGGAGTGCCTCTGGCCTGGCTCCTGGCCCGCGTGGACTTCCCCGGCAAGGTGCTTGTCCGCTCGCTGGTCCTGCTGCCCATGGTGCTGCCGCCCACCGTCGGTGGCGTCGCCCTGCTGCTCGGCTTCGGCCGGCGCGGGCTGCTCGGGCCGTGGCTTGAGAACACCTTCGGCATCACCCTGCCCTTCCACACCTCGGGCGCGGTCGTCGCGGCGACCTTCGTGGCGATGCCCTTCCTCGTCATCAGCCTCGAAGGGACCCTCGCCGGACTGCGGCCGAGCTACGAGGAGACCGCCGCTTCCCTCGGCGCCTCACCCGTACGCGTCTTCCTCACGGTGACCCTGCCGATGGTCGCCCCGGGGCTCGCGGCGGGGGCCGCGCTGACCTGGGCGCGGGCGCTCGGCGAGTTCGGCGCCACGATCACCTTCGCGGGGAACCTCCCCGGCACCACCCAGACGCTTCCCCTCCAGGTCTACCTCCTGCTCCAGGACTCACCAGAAGCGGCGACCTCCGTGTCGCTGCTGCTGCTCGCCATCGCCATGGCCGTACTCGTCGGACTGCGGGGCCGCTGGATGGGCGGACCCGATCGAGGGCGAGTACGAGGGCGAGGGCGAGTTCGCGTACGAGGGCGGGCCGGGGGATGGGGGCAGCGGGGCCCGGAACCGCGTACGGCCCCGGCCTCCGAGCCATTCGCGGAGGCCGTCCCGCCCACGCCGAGCCCCGCCACTCCGCCCGCCCCTGAGGCCGCGGACGCGCCCGCCCCTGAGGCCGCGGGCCTTCCCGCCTCGGAGGCCGCGGACGCGCCCGCCGCGAGCTGGCCGCTCCACGCCGACGTCACAGGCTTCACCCACCTCACGTTGGACGCCGAGCCCGGCACCACCATCGCCGTCGTCGGGGAGAACGGCGCGGGCAAGACCACCCTCCTGCGGGCCCTCCTCGGACTGACCCCCCGCGCCCGCGCCGAGCTGCGCCTCGGCGGCCTCGACGTGACCGCGCTCGCCCCGCACCGCAGGGGCGTCGCCTGGGTGCCGCAGGACGGCGCGCTCTTTCCGCACCTCAGCGCCCTCACCAACACGGCGTACGGGCTGCGCGCCCGCCGCGTCCCCCGGGGCGAGGCCCGCCGCGCCGCACAGAGCTGGCTCGACCGGCTCGGCGTCGGACACCTCGCGCACCGCAGGCCCGCCCAGCTCTCCGGCGGACAGGCCCAGCGGGTCGCCCTGGCCCGCGCGCTCGCCGCCCGCCCCAGACTGCTGCTCCTTGACGAACCGCTCGCAGCACTCGACCAGACCACCCGCGCGCACGTCAGGCACACCCTCCGTACACACCTCGACGGGTTCGCCGGGGTCTGCCTGATCGTCACCCACGACCCCGTCGAGGCGGTCTCGCTCGCCGACCGTGTCCTCGTACTCGACGACGGGCGCGCCCTCCAGGACGCCCCACCAGCCGAGGTCACCCGCAATCCCCGTTCGCCGTGGGTGGCACGGATGCTCGGCCGCAACGCCTGGCCCGGCACGGTCACACCGGAAGGGCTCCTGCTCCAGGGCGGCGCCACGCTCATCACGGCCCCCGTGGAGGACCCGTACGAGACGAAGTCCCCGTACGAGGCGGAGGACCCCTACGACAGAGAGGGCGGGGAGGGCGGCCCCGCGTCCGGCGGGAGCGGACCGGAGAAGCGGGCGCTGGCGATCATCGCTCCCGAGGCGGTCGCTGTGCACCGCGAGCGGCCCGGCGGTTCGCCCCGCAACGTATGGCCGGGCACGGTCCGCGAGATCACGGCCCTCGGCAGCCGGCTGCGGGTCCTGGTCACCTCCGACCGCGCGCCCGACCTCGTCGCGGAGATCACCCCGCAGGCCGCCGTCGAACTGGGTCTCGCCGAGGGCGCTGCCGTCTGGACCAGCGTCAAGGCCACCGAGATCACCCTCGTGGCTCTCTGA
- a CDS encoding M23 family metallopeptidase has product MASDRPAPEGPSGTGFPSATGFAPATGFTQATDFAPGSGFAPGSGFAPAADPAAAPHRVDFAVGPDAPEASWGEWNPTEDSIRPVRGKHRVAKQRGGLARSSTVLGVGVMAAVGAGGIATAQEKPPVRISLPDLSGVTDSLPQAKSLPVVGALVADMTEDDGDTVVNAAPLTGAGVTVADTEQGATDAGEALRARIMQQAEHQQDAADTTVREAAEKAAAEKAADEAAAKQQKAEDKEKAEAAAEKKKKEAAAKAKAEAERLAKLAKSYKLPVSSYTLTSHFGDGGSMWSSGHHTGLDFAAPTGTPIKAIHSATVKEAGWSGSYGYRTVLTLDDGTELWYCHQSSISVTAGQKVSTGDVVGRVGATGNVTGPHLHLEVHPGAGAAVDPQPWLQSKGLTP; this is encoded by the coding sequence GTGGCGTCAGACCGTCCTGCCCCTGAAGGTCCTTCAGGAACCGGATTTCCCTCGGCCACCGGCTTCGCCCCGGCCACCGGCTTCACCCAAGCCACCGATTTCGCCCCGGGTTCCGGTTTCGCCCCGGGTTCCGGTTTCGCTCCGGCCGCCGACCCCGCTGCCGCCCCGCACCGCGTCGACTTCGCCGTCGGCCCCGACGCCCCCGAAGCGTCCTGGGGTGAGTGGAACCCGACCGAGGACTCCATACGTCCCGTACGCGGCAAGCACCGCGTGGCCAAGCAGCGCGGCGGCCTCGCCCGCAGCTCCACCGTCCTGGGTGTCGGTGTCATGGCGGCCGTCGGCGCGGGCGGTATCGCCACGGCGCAGGAGAAGCCTCCCGTACGCATCTCCCTGCCCGATCTGTCCGGCGTCACCGACTCGCTGCCGCAGGCCAAGTCGCTGCCCGTCGTCGGCGCGCTGGTCGCCGACATGACCGAGGACGACGGCGACACCGTCGTGAACGCCGCCCCGCTCACCGGCGCCGGTGTCACCGTCGCCGACACCGAGCAGGGCGCGACCGACGCGGGCGAGGCACTGCGCGCCCGCATCATGCAGCAGGCCGAGCACCAGCAGGACGCGGCGGACACCACCGTGCGCGAGGCGGCGGAGAAGGCCGCGGCGGAGAAGGCCGCGGACGAGGCCGCCGCCAAGCAGCAGAAGGCGGAGGACAAGGAGAAGGCCGAGGCCGCCGCCGAGAAGAAGAAAAAGGAAGCCGCGGCCAAGGCGAAGGCCGAGGCCGAGCGCCTCGCCAAGCTCGCCAAGAGCTACAAGCTCCCCGTCTCCTCGTACACCCTCACCTCGCACTTCGGTGACGGCGGTTCGATGTGGTCCTCGGGCCACCACACGGGGCTCGACTTCGCCGCGCCGACCGGTACGCCGATCAAGGCCATCCACAGCGCCACCGTCAAGGAGGCCGGCTGGTCCGGCTCGTACGGCTACCGCACGGTCCTCACACTCGATGACGGCACGGAACTCTGGTACTGCCACCAGTCGTCCATCTCCGTCACCGCGGGCCAGAAGGTCAGCACCGGGGACGTCGTCGGCCGGGTCGGCGCCACCGGCAACGTGACCGGCCCCCACCTCCACCTGGAGGTGCACCCCGGCGCCGGGGCGGCCGTCGACCCGCAGCCCTGGCTCCAGAGCAAGGGCCTCACTCCCTGA